A portion of the Krasilnikovia cinnamomea genome contains these proteins:
- a CDS encoding RNA polymerase sigma factor: METDVDVDLSRYARDAPVIATQHGDGMTRVNGSGRGDATFPTDAEKIAQAKRSPEHFAAVFDRHYRRIYAYAARRLGPDLAEDVASETFMVAFSRIDGYDMSYPDAAPWLYGIASNLIARQGRAESKRYKTLAKLSPDEAVGAHDDAVAGRLDAATAKGRLARALRRLSAANRDVLLLVAWAGLSQPEVAAALGIPAGTVRSRLHRARQEMRTALGGRTFQ; the protein is encoded by the coding sequence ATGGAGACGGACGTGGATGTGGACCTGAGTCGCTACGCCCGAGACGCGCCCGTCATCGCCACCCAACACGGCGATGGCATGACGCGGGTCAACGGAAGCGGGCGCGGCGACGCCACGTTTCCCACGGACGCCGAGAAGATCGCTCAGGCCAAGCGGTCGCCGGAGCATTTCGCGGCGGTTTTCGACCGGCACTACCGGCGGATCTATGCCTACGCGGCGCGGCGATTGGGACCTGATCTGGCCGAGGACGTCGCGTCGGAGACGTTCATGGTCGCTTTCAGCCGCATCGACGGCTACGACATGAGCTACCCGGATGCCGCGCCGTGGTTGTACGGCATCGCGTCCAACCTGATCGCTCGTCAGGGGCGAGCCGAGTCGAAGCGGTACAAGACGCTGGCGAAGCTGTCGCCGGACGAGGCGGTCGGCGCCCACGACGACGCGGTCGCCGGGCGGCTCGACGCCGCGACGGCGAAGGGCCGGCTGGCGCGGGCGCTGCGCCGGCTGTCCGCGGCCAATCGCGACGTGCTGCTGCTGGTGGCGTGGGCCGGGCTCAGTCAGCCCGAGGTGGCAGCGGCGCTGGGCATTCCGGCCGGCACGGTCCGGTCACGGTTGCACCGCGCGCGGCAGGAAATGCGTACGGCACTTGGGGGAAGGACTTTTCAGTGA
- a CDS encoding PP2C family protein-serine/threonine phosphatase: protein MQSSPERVLAGILDAAENAPPVDAVEAVTRELAAALNARTVSFLIADLSGRALVRLANLPADGAGGQRREGDEVATVMPFDGGPAEQALRTQTVQTLAQPDGWTVLAPVTDRGEVIGLLEMTLPDEPAPGVLPEIARTAHALAFVVIANRRHTDLFEWGQRTTPFTLSAEIQRRLLPGSYTCEASAFTLSGWLEPAASIAGDTFDYSLARDTLYFSVTDAMGHGVASALTATLGVGSLRNTRRRGATLTEQADAANAALAENAVVPGGYVTAVLGRLDLRTGECSLLNAGHVPPLLVRDGDTRQLPLPGNFPLGMFPEAGFHGAEITLRAGDRLVLFTDGMRERRAASLNLPARLREMTALHPREAARALADAVLEIAGPDLDDDATLLIVDWHSGHSAQRSTSAGADQARTSAPLPH, encoded by the coding sequence GTGCAGAGCAGTCCGGAGCGGGTACTGGCCGGTATCTTGGATGCCGCAGAGAACGCGCCGCCGGTGGACGCGGTGGAGGCGGTCACCAGAGAGCTCGCCGCGGCGCTGAACGCCCGTACCGTCTCGTTCCTGATCGCCGATCTCAGCGGCCGGGCGCTGGTCCGGCTGGCCAACCTGCCGGCCGACGGTGCCGGCGGGCAACGGCGCGAGGGTGACGAGGTCGCCACCGTCATGCCCTTCGACGGCGGTCCCGCCGAGCAGGCGCTGCGCACCCAGACGGTGCAAACCCTGGCGCAACCCGACGGCTGGACGGTGCTGGCCCCGGTCACCGACCGCGGGGAGGTGATCGGCCTGCTGGAGATGACTCTGCCGGACGAGCCGGCCCCGGGGGTGCTGCCGGAGATCGCTCGCACGGCGCACGCGCTGGCGTTCGTGGTGATCGCCAACCGGCGGCATACCGACCTGTTCGAGTGGGGACAACGCACCACCCCGTTCACGCTGTCCGCGGAGATCCAGCGCCGTCTGCTGCCCGGCTCCTACACCTGTGAGGCCAGCGCGTTCACCTTGTCCGGTTGGCTGGAGCCCGCCGCGAGTATCGCCGGGGACACCTTCGACTACAGCCTGGCCCGCGACACGCTGTACTTCAGCGTCACCGACGCGATGGGCCATGGGGTGGCCAGCGCGCTGACGGCCACGCTCGGCGTAGGCAGCCTGCGCAACACCCGCCGTCGCGGGGCCACCCTGACCGAACAGGCCGACGCAGCGAACGCCGCACTGGCCGAGAACGCCGTCGTCCCGGGCGGCTATGTCACCGCGGTACTCGGCCGCCTCGACCTGCGCACCGGGGAGTGCTCGCTGCTCAACGCCGGGCACGTGCCACCGCTACTCGTCCGCGACGGCGACACCCGGCAGCTGCCGCTACCCGGCAACTTCCCCCTGGGTATGTTCCCCGAGGCCGGCTTCCACGGCGCAGAGATCACGCTGCGCGCGGGGGACCGCCTTGTCCTGTTCACCGACGGCATGCGCGAACGCAGAGCCGCCAGCCTGAACCTCCCCGCACGGCTGCGGGAGATGACGGCGCTGCACCCGCGGGAGGCCGCCCGCGCGCTGGCCGACGCCGTACTCGAGATCGCCGGACCGGACCTGGACGACGACGCCACCCTGCTGATCGTCGACTGGCACAGCGGGCACAGCGCGCAACGCAGTACCAGCGCCGGCGCCGACCAGGCGCGGACCAGCGCGCCGCTGCCCCATTGA
- a CDS encoding ATP-binding protein: MHVTTRLSLPRHPSTVTRARQVLTTLLSLTGADEEVRGNLAVLISEACANAVTHSDPDSTVDVAIVIDDDNCQIEISNRGTAPDGAGLDAGLPADPLALGGRGLPFIAALADSAAFVTVRPGQVLLRMRKYLFASQLPQS; encoded by the coding sequence GTGCACGTCACCACGAGGCTGTCGTTACCCCGGCACCCGTCCACCGTGACCCGCGCCCGCCAGGTACTCACCACCCTGTTGAGCCTCACCGGAGCCGATGAGGAAGTGCGCGGAAACCTCGCTGTGCTCATCTCCGAAGCGTGCGCGAACGCCGTGACGCACTCCGATCCCGATAGCACCGTCGACGTCGCGATCGTCATCGACGACGACAACTGCCAGATCGAGATCAGCAACCGCGGCACCGCCCCGGACGGTGCGGGACTCGACGCCGGCCTGCCCGCTGATCCCCTCGCCCTCGGCGGGCGCGGGCTGCCCTTCATCGCCGCACTCGCCGACAGCGCCGCCTTCGTGACTGTGCGGCCCGGCCAAGTGTTGCTACGCATGCGGAAGTACCTCTTCGCGAGCCAACTACCGCAGTCCTGA
- a CDS encoding CU044_5270 family protein, which yields MNEIDVLQDVFGPDEAPSLAAHDRARAALLDRLSGPAPVVRRRPRWTLRIAAAVLTAAAATVGVVAVENLNTATPGTTGRNGDKPPVAGRPVLPTLPFAKPAAAAEVLENAAFTAALKPWVKPRPDQFAYIERTQTFNDPKLDAKEPNAALVKGKTHETRLESWVRIDGKVHAGRTDGGKLDVADGTHFATSPYDELAGLTSPEKIDRYLAKPKRSGWSDPGMMILQEVLPPDVEAAVFRWYARKPGVKIDTNAVNLDGRPAVAVTISVDGWVNDDFLFDPKTYQLIGLRSVVVKDHVSEALDGTNRFKKGDVLNLEIRIRAGIVDKVGDTV from the coding sequence GTGAACGAGATCGACGTACTTCAGGATGTTTTCGGACCGGACGAGGCCCCTTCGTTGGCGGCGCACGACCGGGCCCGGGCGGCACTGCTCGATCGGTTGAGCGGTCCCGCCCCGGTGGTCCGCCGGCGGCCCCGCTGGACGTTGCGGATCGCCGCGGCCGTCCTGACCGCGGCGGCCGCGACCGTCGGTGTCGTGGCGGTGGAGAACCTCAACACGGCTACGCCGGGCACCACCGGGCGCAACGGCGACAAGCCGCCCGTCGCCGGCCGTCCGGTGCTCCCGACGCTGCCGTTCGCCAAGCCCGCCGCGGCGGCCGAGGTGCTGGAGAACGCGGCGTTCACGGCCGCGCTGAAGCCGTGGGTGAAGCCGCGTCCCGACCAGTTCGCCTACATCGAGCGGACGCAGACCTTCAACGACCCGAAACTCGACGCCAAGGAGCCGAACGCGGCGCTGGTGAAGGGCAAGACCCATGAGACTCGCCTGGAGTCGTGGGTGCGCATCGACGGCAAGGTCCATGCCGGCCGGACCGACGGTGGAAAGCTCGACGTCGCGGACGGGACGCATTTCGCGACGAGTCCGTACGACGAGCTGGCCGGGCTGACCTCGCCGGAGAAGATCGACCGGTATCTCGCGAAGCCGAAGAGGTCCGGCTGGTCCGATCCGGGCATGATGATCCTGCAGGAGGTTCTCCCGCCGGACGTCGAGGCCGCGGTCTTCCGCTGGTACGCCCGCAAGCCCGGCGTGAAGATCGACACCAACGCCGTCAACCTCGACGGACGGCCGGCGGTCGCGGTGACGATCAGTGTCGACGGCTGGGTCAACGACGATTTCCTGTTCGACCCGAAGACCTACCAGTTGATCGGCCTGCGCTCAGTGGTCGTGAAGGACCACGTCTCCGAGGCGCTCGACGGAACCAACCGGTTCAAGAAGGGCGACGTGCTGAATCTGGAGATCCGTATCCGGGCCGGGATCGTGGACAAGGTAGGCGACACGGTCTGA
- a CDS encoding STAS domain-containing protein — protein MDLLMAARPGRNCTVVEVRGELDMATSAQLGAGLQRLIDAGDRRVVVDLAGVSFMDSSALGALVTAYKALREAGGRLGLAAVQPAVRSVLEITSVDRVIAVYDSVEAASADGRPADAGTSG, from the coding sequence GTGGATCTGCTGATGGCGGCCCGGCCCGGCAGGAACTGCACCGTGGTGGAGGTCCGCGGCGAGTTGGACATGGCCACGTCCGCGCAGTTGGGTGCGGGTCTGCAACGGCTGATCGACGCGGGGGACCGCCGGGTGGTGGTGGATCTCGCCGGGGTCAGCTTCATGGATTCCAGCGCGCTGGGTGCGCTGGTGACCGCTTACAAGGCGTTGCGGGAGGCCGGCGGCCGGTTGGGACTCGCCGCAGTGCAGCCCGCCGTGCGCAGCGTCCTGGAGATCACGTCGGTCGATCGGGTCATTGCCGTCTATGACAGTGTCGAGGCGGCCTCGGCTGATGGGCGGCCGGCGGACGCCGGGACCAGCGGCTAG
- a CDS encoding MerR family transcriptional regulator produces the protein MAQPDDMFGDDDYPAYTMGRAAEITGASQDFLRRLGEAKLITPTRSAGGHRRYSRNQLRLAARAREMVEQGTALEAACRIISLEDQLEEALRHNQNHPPHQ, from the coding sequence ATGGCCCAACCCGACGACATGTTCGGCGACGACGACTACCCCGCCTACACGATGGGCCGCGCCGCGGAGATCACCGGCGCCTCACAGGACTTCCTGCGTCGCCTCGGCGAGGCGAAGCTGATCACCCCGACCCGCTCTGCCGGCGGGCACCGCCGCTACTCCCGCAACCAGTTGCGCCTTGCCGCCCGGGCGCGGGAGATGGTCGAGCAGGGCACTGCCCTGGAAGCGGCATGCCGGATCATCAGTCTCGAAGACCAGCTTGAGGAAGCCCTCCGGCACAACCAAAATCATCCGCCCCACCAATAG